In Gadus chalcogrammus isolate NIFS_2021 chromosome 13, NIFS_Gcha_1.0, whole genome shotgun sequence, a single genomic region encodes these proteins:
- the LOC130402522 gene encoding isotocin receptor-like, producing MDDFPREQGMCLINISWSNSSRKNLTESRNKTWNPLKRNEEVAKVEVTVLFLVLLLAVVGNLCVLLGIHTSKHRASRMYYFMKHLSIADLVVAFFQVLPQLIWDITFRFYGPDVLCRLVKYLQVVGMFASTYMLVVMSVDRCLAICQPLRSLRTGRHRFHIVTSWTLSLAFSTPQMYIFSLREVGEGVHDCWGDFVQPWGAKAYITWMTLAIYIIPVAILSICYGLITFKIWQNFRLKTIRGGQCAPLNPQARKDTVLLSRVSSVRLISEAKIRTVKMTFVIVVAYIVCWTPFFFVQMWSAWDPAAPREDTAFIIAMLLASLNSCCNPWIYMFFAGHLFRDLLRCIGCCSGRYLSATSGGCGRQFTPRTSTNFVMKNASSQRSLTHTSSTGVPAQIR from the exons ATGGATGACTTTCCACGGGAGCAGGGCATGTGTCTCATCAATATTTCGTGGAGCAACTCAAGCCGTAAAAACCTCACCGAATCGAGAAACAAAACATGGAATCCCTTAAAACGAAACGAAGAAGTGGCCAAAGTGGAAGTGACCGTTCTGTTCTTGGTGCTCCTCTTGGCTGTGGTGGGAAACCTGTGCGTGCTTCTGGGCATCCACACCAGCAAACACCGCGCGTCTCGGATGTATTACTTCATGAAGCATCTGAGCATCGCCGACCTGGTGGTCGCGTTCTTTCAGGTCCTGCCACAACTTATCTGGGACATCACCTTCCGCTTCTATGGTCCGGACGTCCTGTGCAGGTTGGTCAAATACCTGCAGGTGGTCGGCATGTTCGCGTCCACCTACATGCTGGTGGTCATGTCCGTAGACAGGTGTTTAGCCATATGCCAGCCGCTGCGCTCTTTGCGCACCGGGAGACACCGCTTCCACATCGTGACCTCGTGGACCCTCAGCCTGGCGTTCAGCACCCCTCAGATGTACATCTTCTCGCTGCGGGAGGTGGGAGAAGGGGTGCACGACTGTTGGGGGGACTTCGTTCAGCCGTGGGGTGCCAAGGCGTACATCACGTGGATGACCCTCGCAATTTACATCATTCCGGTCGCCATACTGAGCATCTGCTATGGCTTGATCACCTTTAAAATATGGCAGAACTTCAGGTTGAAAACAATCCGAGGAGGTCAGTGCGCGCCGCTCAATCCGCAGGCACGCAAGGACACAGTGCTCCTGTCTCGGGTGAGCAGTGTCAGGCTCATTTCCGAGGCTAAGATTCGCACCGTGAAAATGACGTTTGTCATAGTGGTGGCCTACATCGTGTGCTGGACGCCCTTCTTCTTTGTGCAGATGTGGTCCGCGTGGGACCCCGCTGCGCCACGAGAAG ACACGGCTTTCATCATCGCCATGCTATTGGCCAGCCTCAACAGTTGCTGCAACCCCTGGATTTACATGTTCTTTGCGGGCCATCTGTTCCGTGATCTGCTGCGGTGTATAGGCTGTTGCTCGGGGAGATACCTGAGTGCGACCTCTGGTGGCTGCGGGCGGCAGTTCACCCCCCGGACCAGCACCAACTTCGTCATGAAGAACGCCAGCAGCCAGAGAAGCCTCACGCACACGTCCAGCACGGGAGTCCCAGCACAGATCCGCTGA
- the cav4a gene encoding caveolin-2, whose translation MMRGEDSDEVEIDLSGSEAGTEEDFEERGGPLWRAPEALEDEDNIHTSNLVEISDTRPLINARDPRGINECLQVSFEDVIAEPLSARSTDKVWFWSNALFEVCRVWVYRVVSLLLALPMAFLSGLLFALLSCFHIWMVQPCTRYTFILTYWLQCLWAVLLELLCRPLFTSAGRCCGAFSVHLADE comes from the exons ATGATGCGAGGGGAGGATTCGGACGAGGTGGAGATCGATTTGAGCGGCTCGGAGGCTGGCACCGAGGAGGATTTTGAGGAGCGAGGCGGGCCGCTCTGGAGGGCCCCGGAGGCGCTGGAGGACGAAGACAACATCCACACGTCTAACCTGGTGGAGATCAGCGACACCAGGCCCCTGATCAACGCCAGGGACCCGCGAGGGATCAACGAGTGTCTTCAG GTGTCGTTTGAGGACGTGATCGCCGAGCCGCTGTCGGCCCGCAGCACGGACAAGGTGTGGTTCTGGAGCAACGCCCTGTTCGAGGTGTGCCGGGTGTGGGTGTACAGGGTGGTCAGCCTGCTGCTGGCACTGCCCATGGCCTTCCTCTCGGGCCTGCTCTTCGCCCTGCTCAGCTGCTTCCACATCTG gatGGTCCAGCCCTGTACGCGGTACACGTTCATCCTCACCTACTGGCTGCAGTGCCTGTGGGCcgtgctgctggagctgctctGCCGGCCCCTGTTCACCAGTGCCGGGAGGTGCTGCGGGGCCTTCAGCGTCCACCTGGCGGACGAGTGA